Proteins encoded in a region of the Chryseobacterium piperi genome:
- a CDS encoding ABC transporter permease, translated as MLKLLKIEYYKNLNYKPFRIFTILYFAILIALLFIGLVDLDVFGATINLKEQGIYNFPEIWNFTTWIVALLKIFLGLIIVFSISQEFSNRMFKQNTIDGLSRKEFIGSKLLTITVFTVVSTLIVFIITLFLGQKYSKVTDSAMVFKEIFFIGNYFVKLFTFFCFLMFLSILLRKSMFVFLGFFVYWIGEGILTAVEIFQKVRGTQELERMKIMKDDFFITHLLPLESMSSLIPNPMLRLNMAKAMGMKYEFTYPTESLIACIVWSILFILGSYWILKKRDW; from the coding sequence ATGCTTAAATTATTAAAAATTGAATATTACAAAAACCTGAATTATAAGCCCTTCAGGATTTTTACAATATTGTACTTTGCTATATTGATTGCACTCCTTTTTATCGGATTAGTAGATCTCGATGTTTTCGGAGCTACCATTAATTTAAAAGAACAGGGCATCTATAATTTCCCGGAAATATGGAATTTCACCACATGGATCGTGGCATTGCTTAAAATTTTTCTGGGGTTGATCATTGTTTTTTCAATATCTCAGGAATTCAGTAACAGAATGTTTAAGCAAAATACAATTGATGGATTAAGCAGGAAGGAATTTATCGGCTCCAAGCTATTAACGATCACCGTGTTCACTGTAGTTTCTACTCTCATTGTATTTATCATTACGTTATTTCTCGGACAGAAATATTCGAAAGTTACAGATTCGGCAATGGTATTCAAGGAAATATTTTTCATTGGAAATTACTTTGTCAAACTCTTTACTTTTTTCTGTTTCCTTATGTTTCTTTCCATCCTTTTGAGAAAATCAATGTTTGTTTTCCTTGGATTCTTTGTGTACTGGATTGGCGAGGGAATATTAACTGCTGTAGAAATCTTTCAGAAGGTTCGTGGCACTCAGGAATTGGAAAGAATGAAAATCATGAAAGACGACTTTTTCATTACCCATCTTTTACCTCTCGAAAGCATGTCAAGCCTTATTCCTAATCCAATGCTTAGATTAAATATGGCCAAAGCCATGGGAATGAAATACGAATTTACCTATCCTACAGAAAGCTTAATTGCCTGTATCGTATGGAGCATCCTTTTTATTTTGGGATCTTATTGGATCTTAAAAAAGAGAGATTGGTAG
- a CDS encoding IS1182 family transposase: MLSTSKVVFKDYTPKENLLFPPNLSELIDERHPVKIVSNIIDGLDIKSLIKTYKPGGTSCYHPKMLLKVLIYGYLSNIYSSRKMEQALKENIHFMWLSAMSRPDHNTLNRFRSERLKGEIKAIFTQIVLLLEKEGLVSLKTTFVDGTKIEANANRYTFVWGRAVKKHKERIAEQLEELWNYAETVAKDELENTESIDFKEVDSEKVTQTIEKINEVLKDKKVASKVRQKLNYAKKNWADNLEKYKKQQELLEDRNSYSKTDTDATFMRMKEDHMRNGQLKPAYNLQISTHRQFILHYSIHPNPTDTKTLATHLLGFEESYHKAPKELVADAGYGSEENYNLLKSKKIKAYVKYNYFRKDQKSGQITTSQNNPKLAKIREKVFKLLNTSKGIKLRKQRCHDVEPVFAELKHNKNFKRFMLRGKNKVEVEIGILAIAHNLKKMSKAA; the protein is encoded by the coding sequence GTGTTAAGTACGTCAAAAGTAGTCTTTAAAGATTACACCCCCAAAGAAAATCTGCTTTTTCCTCCCAATTTATCGGAGTTGATTGATGAGCGACATCCTGTGAAAATTGTTTCAAACATTATTGATGGCTTGGATATCAAAAGCTTAATTAAAACCTACAAACCTGGCGGAACATCTTGCTACCACCCGAAAATGCTTTTGAAAGTTTTGATTTATGGCTATTTAAGCAATATCTATTCAAGCCGCAAAATGGAGCAGGCCTTGAAAGAAAACATCCATTTTATGTGGCTCTCTGCAATGAGCCGTCCCGATCATAACACCTTAAACAGGTTCCGTAGTGAACGATTGAAAGGTGAGATTAAAGCTATTTTCACACAAATTGTTCTTCTTTTGGAAAAGGAAGGTTTGGTAAGTCTGAAAACCACTTTTGTAGATGGCACCAAGATAGAAGCCAATGCCAATCGCTATACTTTTGTTTGGGGAAGAGCTGTCAAAAAACACAAAGAAAGGATTGCAGAGCAATTAGAAGAGCTTTGGAACTATGCAGAAACAGTTGCCAAAGACGAGCTTGAAAATACAGAAAGTATTGATTTTAAAGAAGTAGATTCTGAAAAAGTAACTCAAACCATAGAAAAGATCAATGAAGTTTTGAAAGATAAAAAAGTAGCTTCAAAAGTTCGTCAGAAACTGAATTATGCTAAGAAAAACTGGGCAGATAATTTAGAGAAATATAAAAAACAGCAAGAATTATTAGAAGATAGAAATTCCTATTCCAAAACCGATACAGACGCTACTTTTATGCGAATGAAGGAGGATCATATGCGAAACGGACAACTAAAACCCGCTTACAATCTACAAATTTCTACCCATAGACAATTCATTTTACATTATTCAATTCATCCCAACCCAACAGACACCAAAACATTAGCGACTCATTTACTGGGTTTTGAAGAAAGCTATCATAAAGCTCCCAAAGAGCTTGTTGCTGATGCTGGTTATGGCTCAGAAGAAAATTACAACTTGTTAAAATCTAAGAAAATAAAAGCTTATGTTAAATATAATTACTTCAGAAAAGATCAGAAATCGGGACAAATAACCACTTCACAAAACAATCCTAAATTGGCAAAAATCAGAGAAAAGGTTTTCAAACTTCTTAATACCAGCAAGGGCATCAAACTCAGAAAACAAAGATGCCATGATGTTGAACCTGTTTTTGCAGAGCTCAAACACAACAAAAATTTTAAACGATTCATGCTTCGGGGAAAAAATAAAGTCGAGGTAGAAATCGGCATACTCGCAATTGCCCACAATCTAAAGAAAATGTCAAAAGCAGCCTAA
- the msrB gene encoding peptide-methionine (R)-S-oxide reductase MsrB, producing the protein MKSILILLAVVLGIAVFATSCGNSKKSTETKKENETNMDSKNVKEVYFAGGCFWGTEHFFQQIRGVVGTEVGYANGNKTNPTYEEVISHTTGFAETVKVKYDPEQVDLKLLIDLYFKTIDPTSLNKQGNDRGDQYRTGIYSTDKATEAIVKEEVQKLAKNYSKPVVVETIPLKNFYRAEDYHQDYLDKNPGGYCHIEPGLFEMAKNANPLPKAKYQKQDKKVLKEKLTAEQYRVTQENATERPFQNEYDKEFREGVYVDITTGEPLFISTDKFESGCGWPSFSKPITKNVIDEKMDRSAGMTRVEVRSKTGDAHLGHVFTDGPADKGGLRYCINSASLKFVPKDQMEKQGYGEYLPLLEKK; encoded by the coding sequence ATGAAAAGTATATTAATTTTACTCGCAGTAGTCTTAGGTATTGCGGTATTTGCCACAAGCTGTGGTAATTCAAAAAAATCAACAGAAACTAAAAAAGAAAATGAGACCAATATGGACAGTAAAAATGTAAAAGAAGTTTATTTTGCAGGTGGATGTTTTTGGGGAACAGAGCACTTTTTTCAACAAATTCGTGGAGTTGTAGGGACGGAAGTTGGTTATGCCAATGGAAACAAGACCAATCCAACCTATGAAGAAGTAATAAGCCATACAACAGGCTTTGCGGAAACTGTAAAAGTAAAATATGATCCTGAACAAGTTGATTTAAAACTGTTGATCGATCTGTATTTTAAAACCATTGATCCAACGAGTTTAAACAAACAGGGAAATGACAGGGGAGACCAGTACAGAACGGGTATTTATTCTACGGATAAAGCTACAGAAGCAATTGTAAAAGAAGAAGTGCAAAAGTTAGCGAAGAATTATAGTAAGCCTGTGGTGGTAGAAACCATTCCTTTAAAGAACTTCTATAGAGCAGAAGATTATCACCAGGATTATTTGGATAAAAATCCAGGAGGTTACTGTCATATAGAACCAGGGCTTTTTGAAATGGCTAAAAATGCCAACCCACTTCCAAAAGCTAAATACCAAAAACAGGATAAAAAGGTTTTAAAAGAAAAACTTACTGCTGAACAATACAGAGTAACGCAAGAAAATGCTACAGAAAGACCTTTTCAAAATGAATACGATAAAGAGTTTCGTGAAGGGGTTTATGTAGATATTACAACAGGGGAACCGTTGTTTATCTCAACAGATAAATTTGAATCTGGTTGTGGATGGCCAAGTTTTTCCAAACCAATTACTAAAAATGTAATTGATGAAAAGATGGACCGTTCTGCCGGAATGACCAGAGTGGAGGTTCGTAGTAAAACAGGAGATGCTCACTTGGGACATGTGTTTACAGATGGTCCTGCGGATAAAGGTGGATTAAGATACTGTATCAACAGTGCATCACTTAAGTTTGTACCGAAAGATCAGATGGAAAAACAGGGATATGGTGAATACCTTCCTTTGTTAGAAAAAAAATAA
- a CDS encoding DUF417 family protein, whose protein sequence is MNGTSQQLDKENPTYRLGYYISLFGAALILLWIGIFKFTPTEAQGIKSLVENHFLTFFVYNIASVQAVSNTIGAIEIIIALLLIFSVKFAFLKKYAGIGMIVTFLVTLSYLFTTPGIWKVVDGVPVTDFFILKDLMLLGFGLMLFGKNK, encoded by the coding sequence ATGAACGGAACATCACAACAATTAGACAAAGAAAATCCAACATATAGGCTTGGATACTACATCTCGCTTTTCGGAGCAGCTCTTATTTTATTGTGGATTGGAATTTTCAAATTCACCCCTACTGAAGCTCAAGGAATAAAATCATTGGTAGAAAACCATTTCCTCACCTTTTTCGTATATAATATAGCCAGTGTTCAGGCGGTATCAAATACTATCGGAGCGATAGAAATTATCATTGCATTATTATTGATATTTAGTGTGAAATTTGCATTCTTAAAGAAGTATGCCGGAATAGGAATGATTGTTACTTTTCTGGTTACTTTAAGCTATTTATTCACAACACCCGGAATCTGGAAAGTGGTGGACGGAGTGCCCGTAACAGATTTTTTTATCCTTAAAGATCTTATGCTACTTGGGTTTGGACTGATGTTATTTGGAAAAAATAAATAA
- a CDS encoding RNA polymerase sigma factor: MKKNEELKSWVNKYSESLLKRAMYLLSDKDDAKDVVQEVFLSAFSSYDTFEGKSNPLTWLTSILNRKVADFYRKKYKSEPHIKLDHFFDEKGSWRNDGVLNDWDVSLKETELLDDQDFNKTLEDCIEELPSRWKIPLKMYYLQEKKAPDVSQELNISTTNLWKILQRSRMQLRECLDFNWFAKS; the protein is encoded by the coding sequence ATGAAAAAAAATGAAGAATTGAAAAGCTGGGTAAACAAATACTCTGAGTCTCTTTTAAAAAGGGCGATGTACCTGCTTTCAGACAAAGATGATGCTAAAGACGTGGTTCAGGAAGTTTTTCTTTCAGCATTTTCGTCTTATGATACTTTTGAAGGAAAAAGCAATCCTCTGACGTGGCTCACTTCTATTCTTAATCGTAAGGTTGCTGATTTTTATCGTAAAAAATATAAATCGGAACCTCATATCAAACTCGATCATTTTTTTGATGAAAAAGGGTCGTGGAGAAATGATGGTGTGTTGAATGATTGGGATGTTTCCCTTAAAGAAACTGAGCTTTTGGATGATCAGGATTTTAATAAAACTTTGGAAGATTGTATCGAAGAATTACCTTCCCGGTGGAAGATCCCGTTAAAAATGTATTACCTTCAGGAGAAAAAAGCACCCGATGTTAGTCAGGAATTAAACATTTCAACGACTAATCTTTGGAAGATTTTACAAAGAAGTAGAATGCAGTTAAGAGAATGTCTGGATTTTAATTGGTTTGCAAAATCATAA
- the alaS gene encoding alanine--tRNA ligase has translation MTSQEIRQKFLDYFKSKDHLIVPSAPIVLKDDPTLMFSNSGMTQFKDFFLGYKTPTAPRIADTQKCLRVSGKHNDLDDVGRDTYHHTMFEMLGNWSFGDYFKKDAIAFAWELLTEVYGIPKENLYVTIFEGDASENLERDQDAYDFWKSHISEDRIINGNKKDNFWEMGESGPCGPCSEIHIDLRTPEEKAKVSGLELVNKDHPQVVEVWNLVFMEFNRKADKSLEKLPQQHVDTGMGFERLCMALQGKSSNYDTDVFTPLIAKVEELSGKKYTGILEDEKDIAIRVVVDHIRAVSFAIADGQLPSNGGAGYVIRRILRRAISYSYRFLGMKEPFLFELVSVLRAQMGTFFPELEKQGTLVTEVIKSEEESFLKTIESGLVRVEKLIQQTIADNSKVLPTVEVFELYDTYGFPDDLTRIIAEEKGLTIDEKGFEAEMEKQKQRSKKDSASKVYDWVVLEEKPETFVGYDQLEAETYITRYRKVENKDGEFYQVVLSNSPFYPEGGGQVGDKGTLENATESFEVIETKKENGLIVSLINGLPKDAGAVFYAKVNAADRKNSQANHSVTHLLHEALREVLGTHVEQKGSYVGPDYLRFDFSHFNKMTEEELALIEEKVNQKIKESIALQEFRNIPIQEAIDKGAMALFGEKYGDSVRMIQFGSSKELCGGTHVKNTSEIGHFKITSENSAAAGIRRVEAISGDKSDEYFKNLEKQIVELSQLLKSKDVVKSIERLIEENTSLKSEIESLKKEKAKGEINDWKNAYEQKEDKQLLVKKTSLDAGSVKDIVFQLKKEIPTSVTIVLSNADDKPMITVGVSDDLAANYQAGAIVKELAKEIQGGGGGNPGFATAGGKNLAGLENAYQKALNI, from the coding sequence ATGACATCACAAGAGATACGTCAAAAATTTTTAGATTATTTTAAAAGTAAAGACCACCTTATTGTTCCTTCAGCACCTATCGTGTTGAAAGACGACCCTACCCTAATGTTTTCCAATTCAGGAATGACGCAGTTCAAGGATTTTTTCTTAGGTTACAAAACACCTACCGCCCCAAGAATTGCCGATACTCAAAAATGTCTGAGAGTTTCAGGGAAGCATAATGACCTGGACGATGTGGGTAGAGATACTTACCACCATACGATGTTCGAAATGTTGGGAAACTGGTCTTTTGGAGACTATTTCAAAAAAGATGCTATTGCTTTTGCCTGGGAACTTTTAACGGAGGTGTATGGAATTCCTAAAGAAAATCTGTATGTAACCATTTTTGAAGGAGATGCTTCCGAAAATCTGGAGAGAGATCAGGACGCCTATGATTTCTGGAAATCTCATATTTCTGAAGACAGAATTATCAACGGAAACAAAAAAGATAATTTCTGGGAGATGGGTGAAAGCGGACCTTGCGGACCTTGTTCGGAAATCCACATCGATTTGAGAACTCCGGAAGAAAAAGCTAAAGTTTCAGGACTTGAGTTGGTGAATAAAGATCATCCACAAGTTGTGGAAGTTTGGAATCTGGTTTTCATGGAATTTAACAGAAAAGCTGATAAGAGTCTGGAAAAGCTTCCTCAGCAACATGTAGATACAGGGATGGGATTTGAACGCCTTTGTATGGCGTTACAAGGAAAATCTTCCAACTATGATACCGATGTTTTCACTCCGCTTATTGCTAAAGTTGAAGAACTTTCAGGAAAGAAGTATACCGGAATTCTGGAAGATGAAAAAGATATTGCCATTCGTGTAGTGGTTGACCATATCAGAGCGGTTTCTTTTGCTATTGCGGACGGACAGCTACCTTCTAACGGAGGAGCAGGATATGTGATCAGAAGAATTTTAAGAAGAGCTATTTCATATTCTTACCGATTCTTAGGAATGAAAGAACCTTTCCTTTTTGAATTGGTTTCTGTTCTTAGAGCTCAGATGGGAACATTCTTTCCTGAGCTGGAAAAACAGGGAACACTTGTTACAGAAGTAATTAAAAGTGAAGAAGAATCATTCCTTAAAACTATTGAAAGCGGTTTGGTAAGAGTTGAAAAACTGATCCAACAAACCATTGCCGACAACTCAAAAGTATTACCAACCGTAGAGGTTTTCGAATTATATGACACCTATGGCTTCCCGGATGACCTAACAAGAATCATTGCCGAGGAAAAAGGCTTGACTATAGACGAAAAAGGCTTTGAGGCTGAAATGGAAAAGCAAAAACAGCGTTCCAAAAAAGACTCTGCTTCTAAAGTATATGACTGGGTGGTTTTGGAAGAAAAACCGGAAACTTTTGTTGGATATGATCAGCTTGAAGCGGAAACCTATATTACAAGATACAGAAAAGTAGAAAATAAAGACGGAGAATTCTATCAGGTTGTATTAAGCAACTCCCCTTTTTATCCTGAAGGAGGTGGACAGGTAGGTGATAAAGGAACCCTTGAGAATGCTACGGAAAGTTTCGAAGTGATCGAAACCAAAAAGGAAAACGGATTGATCGTCTCTTTAATCAACGGACTTCCAAAAGATGCCGGAGCTGTTTTTTATGCTAAAGTAAATGCTGCAGACAGAAAGAACTCTCAGGCCAACCACTCTGTAACCCACCTTTTACATGAAGCTTTAAGAGAGGTCTTAGGAACTCATGTTGAACAAAAGGGTTCTTATGTAGGACCTGATTATTTACGCTTTGACTTCTCTCATTTTAATAAAATGACGGAAGAAGAGCTTGCATTGATCGAGGAGAAAGTCAATCAAAAGATCAAAGAAAGTATTGCATTACAGGAGTTCAGAAATATCCCTATACAAGAGGCAATCGATAAAGGAGCTATGGCTTTGTTTGGTGAAAAATATGGGGATAGCGTAAGAATGATCCAATTCGGAAGCTCAAAGGAATTATGCGGAGGAACTCACGTAAAAAATACGAGTGAAATCGGTCATTTCAAAATAACTTCTGAAAATTCTGCAGCAGCTGGTATCAGAAGAGTTGAAGCTATTTCAGGAGATAAATCTGATGAATACTTCAAGAATTTAGAAAAGCAAATTGTAGAGCTTTCCCAATTATTAAAATCTAAAGATGTTGTAAAATCTATTGAAAGATTAATCGAGGAAAATACTTCTTTAAAATCTGAGATAGAGTCTCTGAAAAAAGAAAAAGCAAAAGGAGAAATCAATGATTGGAAAAATGCTTACGAACAGAAAGAAGATAAACAATTATTGGTGAAGAAAACTTCTTTGGATGCAGGTTCTGTAAAAGACATTGTTTTCCAGTTAAAAAAAGAAATCCCAACCTCTGTTACCATTGTACTTTCTAATGCTGATGATAAGCCGATGATTACAGTAGGTGTTTCTGATGATCTTGCGGCCAACTATCAGGCTGGAGCTATTGTAAAAGAACTGGCCAAAGAAATCCAGGGCGGCGGAGGCGGAAACCCAGGTTTCGCAACTGCCGGTGGAAAAAACCTGGCAGGTTTAGAAAATGCTTACCAAAAAGCGTTAAATATTTAA
- a CDS encoding M20/M25/M40 family metallo-hydrolase has protein sequence MNKKYLFSLLSILAFCFGSAQKYQQPLVSAIKESDIKKDMYEMAADQFWGREAGTLNELKVSMWLADKAKDAGMKPAGDNGTFFQFFDMYRHQIIPQSSMKIGGSTLKLWKDFLVAEPVNTNIDADIVYAGNAEPEELSKLDLKGKVLAINASDKNIDKEMTLFVRRYPGFIRTKYYNKAFNLGAKAIIFITDDISEKSWAEVLPQMTRGSYGVEGLRESITNNIPVLWIKKENSEWVKNNPKVSLHLITETYKYPSVNVIGKIEGTHPKLKNEYVLISGHQDHDGIRHPIKNDTIYNGADDNASTCVAMLAMARAYKKQPGKRSILFVFHGAEERGLLGSRWHAAHPVVPKEQIVAVLNGDMIGRNSLDEAALLGGNTPHKNSEELVKMAEDANNESTKFKYLKDWDSPTHAEYFYFRSDHLPYAKAGIPAIFFTSVLHDQYHTPQDESENINYKKLYKMTEWMYRTSWKVANENERPKVIPNFTLER, from the coding sequence ATGAATAAAAAATACCTATTTTCATTATTAAGCATACTTGCTTTCTGTTTTGGAAGTGCTCAGAAATATCAGCAGCCATTGGTTTCCGCAATCAAAGAATCGGACATTAAAAAAGACATGTACGAAATGGCGGCAGATCAGTTTTGGGGGCGTGAAGCCGGAACATTGAACGAACTTAAAGTCTCGATGTGGCTTGCTGATAAAGCAAAAGACGCAGGCATGAAACCTGCTGGCGATAATGGAACATTCTTCCAGTTTTTTGATATGTACCGTCATCAGATTATTCCTCAAAGTTCCATGAAAATCGGTGGAAGCACTTTAAAGTTATGGAAAGACTTTCTGGTTGCAGAACCCGTGAACACAAATATAGATGCGGATATTGTATATGCAGGAAATGCAGAACCAGAAGAATTATCCAAGCTTGATCTAAAAGGAAAAGTACTTGCAATTAATGCTTCTGATAAGAATATAGACAAGGAAATGACCCTTTTTGTAAGGAGGTATCCGGGATTTATAAGAACAAAATATTACAATAAGGCTTTTAATCTTGGAGCAAAGGCTATTATTTTTATCACAGATGATATTTCAGAAAAAAGTTGGGCTGAAGTTCTTCCTCAGATGACCAGAGGATCTTATGGGGTTGAAGGTTTAAGAGAAAGCATCACTAATAACATTCCTGTTTTATGGATTAAAAAGGAGAATTCTGAATGGGTGAAAAACAATCCTAAGGTTTCTTTACACCTAATCACAGAAACATATAAATATCCTTCCGTAAACGTAATAGGAAAAATTGAAGGAACCCATCCTAAGCTGAAAAATGAATATGTATTAATCAGCGGGCACCAGGATCATGATGGAATCAGACATCCTATTAAAAATGACACCATTTACAATGGCGCTGACGATAATGCCAGTACTTGTGTAGCAATGCTGGCAATGGCAAGAGCTTATAAAAAGCAACCTGGAAAAAGAAGCATTCTTTTTGTTTTTCATGGCGCTGAAGAAAGAGGGCTGCTCGGTTCCAGATGGCATGCTGCTCACCCGGTAGTTCCAAAAGAACAAATTGTCGCTGTATTGAATGGAGATATGATCGGAAGAAACAGTCTCGATGAGGCAGCTTTATTAGGAGGCAATACTCCTCATAAAAATTCTGAAGAATTGGTCAAAATGGCTGAAGACGCGAATAATGAAAGTACCAAATTCAAATATCTAAAAGATTGGGACTCCCCTACCCATGCAGAATATTTCTACTTTAGAAGTGACCATCTCCCCTATGCAAAAGCTGGAATCCCTGCGATATTTTTCACCAGTGTTTTACACGATCAATATCATACACCTCAGGACGAATCTGAAAATATCAATTATAAAAAATTGTATAAAATGACCGAATGGATGTACAGAACTTCCTGGAAAGTAGCGAATGAAAATGAGCGTCCAAAGGTAATTCCGAATTTTACTCTGGAAAGATAA
- a CDS encoding IS110 family RNA-guided transposase, translating to MKSYFIGIDISKDTLDVCIMSDSEEKDIFFKVENTLSGIESMISRNIPENAQLWYCFENTGNYGLLLARILESQEISYYQVPALEIKLSQGIQRGKNDRVDAWRIAKYAKTYCKELKPYLLPSKELLKIKNLLTYRNHLIKVRTQFKNEIKAFYQINKIADVSFEINDIMGHIQQLDKNIALVEEKIKQEIHNQQHLNRNFEKITKVKGVGFLTAAYMIVLTNNFTSFQNPRKFNCYAGIAPFEHTSGTSVQGKTKTSKLRNKRIKTILFNGANSAVIYDEELKSYYQRKKQQGKAHNSIINAVCCKIVYRIFAVVKREEPFVNLTRYNLHMS from the coding sequence ATGAAAAGTTATTTTATAGGAATTGATATTTCCAAAGATACCTTGGATGTTTGTATCATGAGTGATTCTGAAGAGAAAGACATTTTTTTTAAAGTTGAAAATACTCTATCAGGAATTGAAAGTATGATTTCAAGAAACATCCCAGAGAATGCTCAATTGTGGTATTGCTTTGAAAATACAGGAAATTATGGGCTGCTCCTTGCCAGGATATTGGAAAGCCAAGAAATAAGCTATTATCAGGTCCCGGCTCTCGAAATAAAATTAAGTCAGGGAATACAAAGAGGAAAGAATGATCGAGTTGATGCCTGGAGGATTGCCAAGTATGCAAAAACATATTGCAAAGAACTTAAACCTTATCTCCTTCCCAGTAAAGAACTGCTTAAGATAAAAAATCTTCTTACCTACAGAAATCATTTGATAAAGGTAAGAACACAGTTCAAGAATGAGATAAAAGCTTTTTATCAGATCAATAAAATAGCTGATGTAAGTTTTGAAATTAATGATATTATGGGCCATATACAGCAACTGGATAAAAATATAGCATTAGTTGAAGAAAAAATAAAACAGGAAATCCATAATCAACAACACCTCAACCGAAACTTTGAAAAAATAACCAAAGTGAAAGGGGTTGGATTCCTCACAGCAGCTTATATGATTGTATTAACGAATAATTTTACAAGTTTTCAAAACCCAAGGAAATTCAACTGTTATGCAGGGATTGCTCCTTTTGAGCATACATCAGGAACAAGTGTTCAAGGCAAAACTAAAACAAGTAAACTTAGAAATAAAAGAATTAAAACGATTCTTTTTAATGGTGCTAATTCTGCCGTAATTTATGATGAAGAATTAAAATCTTATTACCAAAGAAAAAAACAACAGGGAAAAGCACATAATTCTATTATCAATGCTGTATGCTGTAAAATTGTATATAGAATATTTGCTGTCGTAAAAAGGGAAGAACCTTTTGTAAATTTAACAAGATATAATTTGCATATGTCTTAG
- the folP gene encoding dihydropteroate synthase, translating to MLSNSQTIQSFHSINCNGQLIDLTKPKIMGILNLTPDSFSDGGKFNSEKSALEHTEKLLKDGAEFIDVGPQSTRPNAEFLSSEEEIKRLGNFISLIKKEFPQALISLDTFYSETVKFGFNEGIDIINDISGGQYDEKMFDTVAETKLPYILMHVNPSYESMHDKTKFEDITLEVNRYFSEKTDQLLRKGVTDVILDPGFGFGKTVEDQMKMINEVDFLRFGKFPLLIGISRKSFIYKPLGKSPLDINEETQKLHLKVLKQGAKILRVHDVAEAKKTLDTFLSGN from the coding sequence ATGCTCTCAAACTCCCAAACTATCCAATCTTTTCACTCGATCAACTGCAATGGTCAATTAATAGATTTAACGAAGCCTAAAATTATGGGTATTCTGAATCTTACTCCGGACTCATTTTCAGATGGAGGGAAGTTTAATAGTGAAAAATCAGCTTTAGAGCATACAGAGAAGTTATTGAAAGATGGAGCTGAATTCATAGATGTCGGACCTCAATCTACACGACCGAATGCCGAATTCTTAAGCAGCGAAGAAGAAATTAAAAGACTAGGAAATTTCATTTCTTTGATAAAAAAAGAATTTCCTCAAGCTCTGATCTCGCTTGATACATTTTATTCTGAAACTGTGAAATTTGGTTTTAATGAAGGAATTGATATCATTAACGATATTTCGGGTGGACAGTATGATGAAAAAATGTTTGATACTGTAGCTGAAACAAAGCTGCCTTACATTTTAATGCATGTAAATCCTTCTTATGAAAGCATGCATGATAAAACGAAATTTGAAGACATTACATTGGAAGTCAATAGATATTTTTCTGAAAAGACTGATCAGTTGTTGCGAAAAGGGGTGACTGATGTTATTCTAGACCCTGGTTTTGGATTTGGAAAGACAGTGGAGGATCAAATGAAAATGATCAATGAAGTAGACTTTCTTAGGTTTGGGAAATTTCCGCTATTAATTGGAATTTCCAGGAAGTCGTTTATCTATAAACCACTTGGGAAATCTCCATTAGATATTAATGAAGAAACTCAAAAATTACATTTGAAAGTTTTAAAACAGGGAGCGAAAATTCTGAGAGTACACGATGTCGCAGAAGCTAAGAAAACACTTGACACATTCTTGAGTGGGAATTAA
- a CDS encoding DUF1599 domain-containing protein gives MLKTSIQFEKIISQCRDLFSKKLQDYGAAWRVLRPSSITDQIYIKVNRIRTLQMTDKKMVDESEEDEFIAIVNYSIIGLIQLEKGLSNDFNENNEEILSLYDKYSAEAKALMERKNHDYGEAWRDMRISSITDLIYQKVLRTKQIEDNQGKTIVSEGLDANYFDMLNYAVFCLIKFSEQEKNFEPKTI, from the coding sequence ATGTTAAAAACTTCAATACAGTTCGAGAAAATTATCAGTCAATGTCGTGATCTTTTCAGCAAAAAATTACAAGATTACGGGGCAGCCTGGAGAGTTTTAAGACCCAGCTCAATTACGGATCAGATTTATATTAAAGTCAACAGAATCCGTACCCTACAAATGACTGACAAAAAGATGGTGGATGAAAGTGAAGAAGATGAATTTATCGCTATCGTCAACTATTCTATCATCGGACTTATTCAGCTTGAAAAAGGTCTTTCTAATGATTTCAATGAAAATAACGAAGAAATCCTGAGTCTTTATGACAAGTATTCCGCCGAAGCTAAGGCATTAATGGAAAGAAAGAACCATGATTATGGAGAAGCATGGAGAGATATGAGAATTTCTTCCATTACAGATCTTATTTATCAAAAAGTTTTAAGAACTAAACAAATTGAAGATAATCAGGGGAAAACAATTGTTTCAGAAGGTTTGGATGCCAATTATTTTGACATGCTGAATTATGCTGTTTTCTGTCTGATCAAATTCTCAGAACAAGAAAAGAATTTCGAACCTAAAACTATTTAA